The window CCACGAGATGGACCATCATCGAATGTATCGGAGAAGGTGAGCGGGGAACAAAGGAGATACAGAAGTATCTGGCAGATATGAAAGAGAAAATAACACCATCCTGCCTGTACTATCACCTCTCAGAGCTCAAAAAGGCAGGGATAATCGAGATTGCAGGCTACAGAGAGGAGGGGGGCGGGGCTCCTGAGAAGATCTGGAGGCTGAAGTCCAGGCAGATCGTGATAGATTTGCTTGAGGGAGAATGATGGAAGCGATAGCAGTTGAAAACTTGAGTAAGAGCTTTAACGGGCTTAAGGCGGTTGATCGTGTGAGTTTCAGCGTTCATGAGGGTGAGATATTTGGTTTTCTTGGTCCAAATGGCGCAGGAAAGACGACGACCGTGAGGATATTGACCGGCGTGATACAGCCTGATTCCGGGAAGGCGAGTGTCCTGGGTTTTGATGTGGTTAAAGAGACGCTTAAGGCACGGGAGAAGATAGGGGTCGTCCCTGAAGCTGCAAACGCATACCCTGATCTCTCTGTGTGGAAGAACATGATGCTTACAGCGGCTCTGTATGGTATCGAGCGAAAAAAAGCAGAGGCAAAGGCAGATGAGCTTCTCAGGGTCTTTGGGATCTCTGAGCGAAAAGATAGCAGGGTGAAGACGCTCTCAAAAGGGATGAAGCAGCGGCTCATGCTCTCAATGGCACTTGTGAGTGATCCTGAGTTGCTCTTTCTGGATGAGCCAACATCAGGTCTTGATGTGGCAAGTGCACGGATAATAAGGGAGAAGATTATGGAACTCTCCCGGGAGGGGAGGACGATATTCCTCACATCCCACAACATGGAAGAGGTGAGTATGCTCTGCGATCGTGTCGGAATCATAAACCATGGCAGGATCGTTGCGGTTGAGAGATCAAGAGATCTGAGAGACCGGATAGGAGGATCGCTTGCGGTTGAGGTGGAGTTCGACAGAAAGGTTGATCTTACGGGTTTTCCTGATGTAAAAGCAAGAGGAAACAGATACGTACTGTATACGACCGATGCACACGATACGATATGCTCGATCGTTGATTTTGCATCCCGCAATGGATTGAGGATCACGGGGTTAAACCTCCATGCACCATCGCTTGAGGATGTATTTCTCAAACTCACAGGAGGTGAAAGTGATGCTTAGAAAGATATGGGCGATAACAAAAAAGAATATCCTGATGTACTACCTCAAGGGACCTGTTCTGATATTTGGCGTTTTATTCCCGTTATTTCTATTTCTTGCATTTTACATCGGGAGAAGTCTATCAGCAGAGTTTCTCATCCCCGGACTTCTTGCGATGACGCTCTTCTTCACATCCACATCGGTCTCGCCGGTGATCATGCCCTGGGAAACCCAGATGAAAACGCTTGAAAGGCTCATATCATGTCCGATAACGGTCAGAACGATGATATTTGGTGATATACTCGCTTCGTTCATATTTGGGATCATCATCTCAATCGTTCCAGTTGTGATAGGTATGGTGATGGGTGTTGGTGTTAAAGCACCGCTTACCCTTGGAGTTGCGATAATCATCGGTGCGTTCGCATTCTCCTCTCTCGGACTGCTCTTCTCAACGATCCCGACAGATCTTGTATCGAACGTGATGATGCTCTCAAATCTTGTGAAGTTTCCGCTCATCTTTATAAGCGGTATCTTCATCCCGGTGAGTGAACTTCCTGATTGGGGTGTGGCCGTTGCATCACTATCTCCGCTCACCTACTTCACGGATATTGCGAGATTCTCGATTGAGGGTTATGCCTTTTATCCGTTGTATCTCGATTTCTTGCTGCTTATCGCATCTGCTGTTCTCTTTCTGGTACTTGCCGTGAAGCTCCATGAGCGGACACTTGTGAGGAGGTTTTAATGGAAAAACTTCCACTCTCCAGCAGATTGGTTCCTCATAGAATCCTTTCTCGTGGGCCCCAGAGAAATGATGTACACAAAAAATAAAAAAGGGTAGTAGATTAATCACTTACTTCGCCAGTGGTAATATAAAAGCTACCAGATCGTCAAGGGTTTCAAAAGGATAGTTTCCTTCAATTACGGCCGCAACATCAAGAGCGGTAACTTTTTTACCCTCGGCTTCACAGTAAGTCTCAGCCCCTTCTGGCAATGCTGCCACCAGATCCGCAGTGTTTGTGAGCGGAAACGGGACATTCTTACACTTCTTACGGATGCAATCTTCCAGTTCACCCATTTTTCAGTCACCTCCATTATTGTTTATGATAGTATCACTCACCTTATCCTACTTATACTTTCGGCCTGTGTTCCGTCTACTTTAAGGAGCCGTCATATTATTTCGATAGCTATATATATCACCTTTATCTAACCCCCAAGTAGTTAATGAATTAATCACAGATGGAGGATTGATTGTGAAGAATAGAAGAAAGTTAATGATGGCGATCTTGTTATTTGTATCGTTCGGAGCAGTCTTAACAGGTGTTGCTGCTGCCGAGGAAGACGCATCTCCAGTTGCATCAGCAGGTGGCATGGCTGCGCTTGGTGCTGGGCTTGCCATTGGTATTGCAGGACTTGGTGCAGGTATCGGCGTTGGTACAAGTGGTGCAGCCGCGGTTGCTGCAAGTGCTGAGAAGCCTGAGATGTTTGGTAAAGCAATCATATTTGTTGCGCTTGCTGAGGCAGTTGCTATCTACGGATTGCTGGTTGCATTCCTGCTCTACACAAAGGTACCGTAAAGTGGAAGTTAAGGATCTCACGATGGCAGAGGTCTGCGTTCATGCGCTACCTATTGCCCTTTTCATCTCTTTTTCCGTTTTTGGTGCTATGATGCTTGGATATTTCCTCGGAAATTATCTGGGGATGCCCGGGGGTATCCTGATTGTAGTATCTTTCACAACGGCCGGGATGATCGGTGGGATACTTGGAAGCCTTCTCATCGTAGATAAAGTGTATGGGGTGTAAGGAATGTCTGTTTCAGAGTATGCCTATATCAACGCAAAGATTCGTGTGAAGAAAGGGGATCTTCTTGATCAAAAGAAGATGCGTTCACTGATGGAAGTATATGAAACGAAAGAGATGATCGCACTTCTCATGGATACGACATACAGGGATGAACTCTCCAGCCTACCACCCGATGCAACGATCAGGGATATCGAACGTGCGATCATGGATAACATGGTGAAGACGTTTGTAAATATCGCATCGGCAGTTGGTACAGAGGGTGGACGTGCACTATGCGTGGAACTACTACGGCGCTTTGAAGTTGCAAACTTAAAGAGCGTGTTACGGGCAAAGTTAAGTGGGTTGAGCAGAGAAGAGCTTGATCTGATCCCTGTTGAAGGATTCTTCAGGCGACGACTCAGTAGACTCATCGATCTTGCGAGTATCGAAGAGATGATTCCGCTTCTTGAGGGGACACCTTATCGTGCCATACTTGAGGGAAATATGGCTGCATTCAAAGAAACGAAAAAGCTCTTTGTGCTTGAGTCTGCACTTGATGCCGAGCTCTTCCAGAGTATCTGGTTGCAGGCAAAAAAGTTAAAGGGAGCTGATGCTGCAAGTGCCATGAAACTTCTCGGAACGCGGTTTGATATGATGAATATGATGACGATACTCCGTGGCAAGGCCGACGGAATTGAAATCAGTCAGTTGAGAAATTACATCCTGCCTTATGGACGACTTAATCCTGATCTCCTCAGGGACGCAATGATGGCAGACGATGTAAAGTCGACTCTTCAGGTGCTATCCACAACTCAATACGCAGATATATTTGCGGGAGCAGCCTCTGAATATGACGAACTTGGACAGTTATCTTCCTTTGAGGTAGCACTCCAGCGGCGTATCCTCGATGAATCAAGAAGTCTGATGATGGGTTATCCATTCCAGATCGGTACCATTATTGGGTTTTTCGAGCTTAAAGAGGCCGAAGTAAAGAACCTGCGTGCCATTGCAGTCTGTAAAGAGAACGGACTTGAGGCAGAAGAGACCAGAAGATTTATTATATAAATTTTAAGGTGGAATTATCCACCTCACGCAATTTTTTTACCAAAATCAGGGGCGCCGACTGAGAAGACCTCATTGACTTTTATCATCGCAACACCGTTGATATCAAGGTTAAGAAGATCTTTGACCAGCGCTGCAAACTTATCATAGACCGGACCTGAGGTCTCAAACCCTGCAAATGTACCTTTCACCTGATAACCTGCGGGTGGCGGATTTTTGAAGGCAAGAAGTGCTGCTTTCTTCGTTGCTTCAAGGTTTGCCCTCGTTTTTCCGCTGAATATATCTGCATAAGCGACCGTTTCATCATCGACCGCAGAAATTGTGCCTTTGGCAGCAACATTTATCTCGCCATCCTCTGCAACCGTTGCTATGACCTTGGATGCTTCTGGATCATTGAATAAATCCACAACTTCTTTTGGCATCTTTACCATTAGATCACCTCACTCTCCCTTTGCGTTTTTAATATAAAAAATTATGTTTAATCAGATCTTTGCAGCGAGAGGTGAAAATTACTGAAGAAACTCGATCGTCGGCGATTTCTTAAGCTGCAGTCCAAACTCAGCAAGGATTCCTTTGAGCAGCCCGCATGGTACAGGGCAATCAACATGTGGCAGGTGCTGATCTGCCTTCTTATACACAGGGTTGGTCATGAATCCAACTGCGGGCCTACCCCTCTCTGGAAATATATCTGCGAGACCAACCTTCATGAGGTCCCTGCCAAGACGCTGACAGTACTTGCAATCTGACTCTATCTCCAATTTCACATCCCGTCCATCGAGGATAATTCTGGCTTCAGTCCTGAACTGGCAGGCGCCCCCATAAATTTCAATTGTCGTCATATCGATCACACCAGAGACAGTTAGATGTGGTTACATTCCCAGAGGATAAGAAACTTTCCTGAGGGTGTGCGATACGCTTATAAATATCGATGATCTTGGATTCTTAAGTTTGATTACACAGGGTGATTTAAGTGGGAAAGAAGATGAAGGGCAAGAAGCTCAGGCTTGCAAAGGCAGCCAATCAGAATCGCAGAGTGCCGGTCTGGGTTATCGTCAAGACAGAACGGGACGTCACAACCCATCCAAAGCGACGGCACTGGAGAAGGAGTAACCTGAAGGTGTGATCATCATGGAAGAGAGAATATATACAATCCCACTGCGGGGAGTTAAGCGAGTTCCAAGATGGAAAAGAGCTAAAAAAGCGATATCTGATATAAAAGCATATCTCACCAGGCATACAAAATCTGAGAATCTCGTGCTCGATAAATCCATCAACGAGAAGGTCTGGGCACGGGGGGCAGAGAAGCCGCCATCAAAGATCCGTGTAAAAGTTGTTGAAGAAGACGGAGCGGTCAGGGCGGAGCTTGTGAAAGAGGCATGAAACTTCTCAGACTCAATGATAGTCCTTTCATCGGAAACTTTGCACTTGCCACGAACGAATATCTTTTACTACCTCCACACACACCTCCAAAGGTGAAAGAAGACTTTGAAGAAGAACTCGGGGTAAAAGCACGATGCGTAACTGTAGGAGAGAGTAATCTGATTGGTTTACTCGCCTGTGGAAACTCAAAAGGGCTAATTGTTTCGCCGTACACATCAGATTTTGAGATCAAACAGCTTGAGAAGATAACACGCGTCAGGCGACTCCCATCGATCCTGAGTGCGGTTGGAAATATCATTCTCGCAAACGACGACGCTGCGCTTGTGCATCCAAAGCTATCTGATGAATGTATTGAACTGATAGCCGATTTCCTTGATGTGGATGTGTGGCGTGGCACGATCGCAAACCTAAGGACAGTTGGAGCAATGGCGGTTGCAACCGGACGTGGTATTCTTGTGAACCCGGATATAACCGATAACGAGCTTTCACGGCTTTCAGCGTTGTTTGGCCTCACACCTCTTCGTGGTAGCGCGAACTTTGGATCTGGAGTTGTTGGATCCTCGATTGTTGCCAATGATCATGGTTGTGTTGCAGGATCTGATACTACAGCGGTTGAGGTTATGCGAATCGAGGATGCACTCGAGCTTTGATCTCTTCTACCATGGCACGTCTTTTTTACCTGCAAGATACCCGAAGGCATTTGAGAGAACGTGAAGAAGCGGTGTAATTATAATGAGTGTGATGATGATCATGGGTGTAAAATGCTGTAGAAACCATTCGTGTGCAAAGAGCCATAGAAAGAGATATACGCCAAGTACAAAATCTAATTGATCAAATGGAAAGAAAAAACTCCCCTGCTCAATGCCAAGTCGCCGTTTAATCAAACTCTCAACGAGATCTCCAAAGAGTGCACCTGTTGATATCAGGATGAGCACAGATAGTGGAAAGCTCGGGGCGTTGATTGATGCGCCTATGTAATTCTGCAACAGCCCAGCCAGTATCCCGCAACATATACCGGCCGCAGTGCCACGGTATGTCTTGCCATCACCAAAAAGCCGTTTACCGTTGATTCTCAGACCATGATCGATCGGCTTTCCACCACCGAATATAACAGGTGATGAGTTTGCAAAATACGCAGGCAGAATCAGCCACAGAGATGTGAGTATAGTCGAGATTATTGATTCGATCATCCGTAAATAGAACGTGGAGACGGTTAAAAGCTTTTTCCTGATGAGATTTGGAAACAGGTGGTATATATCTAAAAATTCATTTAATGTGTAGATCTGAGCATTAATTCATATTATGGTATTTAAAATCTTAATATGTTAGTTTTTGTATGTTGAAACAATTCTATAAGCTTATTTTTCTGAAGAAATGAAATAATCGCTCATAGCTCTTTATATTAGATTTTAGCCCTTTTTATGCGTTATTTAATTCTGGAGCTGGAGTGGAAACAAAGGGGTCGCAACCAAAAGCTATATAGATTGGATATGTGATGGTAGGTTGAGGCATCAAAGATGGAAGCGTCAATTATGAGTGGGATCTTTTCGGGGTTGCTGGACGTCAAGCCAATATTTAAAGACAAAGAGGTTTTGAGGTCTACCTATACACCCGATCATCTGCCGCATCGGGAAGCGCAGATAAAGAGCCTGGCATATATCCTCGTCTCAGCACTTCGTGGCAACACACCCTCGAATGTCATGATATACGGAAAGACCGGGACAGGGAAGACTGCGTGTGCGAAATTCGTTGGAAGGGAGCTTGAAGCGACCAGTGCAGAGCAGGGGCGCGAATGTTCGGTTATTTATATAAATGGTGGGATCATCGATACCCAGTATCGGATCATCGCTCATCTTGCCAAATTGTTTGATAAAGATGTTCCGATGACAGGATGGCCCACGGATCAGGTCTATGCCGAGTTCAAGGCTACAATTGATGAGCGGGAACAGATCATCATTATAATACTCGATGAGATCGATAAGCTCGTCAAGAAGGGGGATGAGGTGCTTTACAACCTTTTGAGGATTAATTCAGACCTTGAAAATGCAAAGATCAGTATAATTGGGATTTCAAACAACCTCCAGTTCAGGGAGTTTCTCGATCCCCGTATAAAATCATCGCTTGGCGAGGAGGAGCTTCTATTTCCACCGTATGATGCCAGACAGCTCGGAGATATCCTGAGCGAACGGGCGGCGATTGGGTTTGAAGAGGATGTTCTTGACCCCGCTGTAATCCCGTTATGTGCAGCATTTGCAGCGAATGAACATGGGGATGCACGAAGAGCACTCGATCTCATGCGGGTCGCAGGTGAGCTTGCAGAGCGAGCTGGTGATGGAATGGTGACAAAGGAGCACGTGCGAAAGGCGCAGACAAAGATTGAGTCTGATAGAATACAGGAGGTGCTGACAACACTTCCAACACAGTCAAAGCTTGTGCTCTACAGCGTGATGTCAACAGGGGGCAAGCCGCACCTGACAACAGGCGAGGTTTATCGTGCCTATATGAACTGCTGCAAGATCACGGGGATGAATGCGCTTACTCAGCGGCGAGTGACAGATCTGATCTCAGAACTTGATATGCTGGGGATAATCATGACCAAGATCGCTAATAAAGGTAGGTATGGCAGGACAAAAGAGATTTCGCTGGCAATACCGCATTCACTTGTGAGATCTATTATACTCACAGATTCAAGATTAAAAGTGCTTGAGGGTTGTTCAACACCACTTCAGCGTACACTTGGCGAGACATGGAATGTATAGCTACTACAATTATGCACTCTGGATTGCTTTAATACTCTTTTTACTATCTTTCCTCATTTCAGGACGAGAGGTACGTGCAAAAGCAATCATTGCAGGGCTTGGATGGATCGCCTTCTCGATTCACTGGTTCACACAGCCAGCCATATATCTTCAGGAGATAGATCCATTCAACGCATTTCTGACATTTGTGATGGCGATCTTCTCGCTTGTTGTCGCATTCTCATTCATGACAGAGCATAAAGATTCACTATTTCTCCTGACAAGAGTCGTTACGATCGCCTGTATCTTTTATTTCCCGTTTGCATCGATTACACCCCTTCATAATGCCTTAATCTCGCTGAACACGCACTGTATAACTGAGGGATCGAGGACAGTTTTCGGGATCAAGATGGTACTGGATGACCCACTCATATACCTGAACAACCATCGTGTGAGATTGATACTTGGCTGCACAGCGATCGAGAGTATCGCCCTTTTTATCGGAGTCATATTTGGCGTCAAAGCATCGCTTGACCGCAAGCTTGCAGCTTTTCTCGTCTCTGTTCCTGTGATATTTGTCCTCAATGTTGTGCGAAATATCTTTGTCATCGTGGCATACAGTAACGACTGGTTCGATGGCTGGTTCGGACTTGGGAGCTTCTACGTTGCCCACAACGTCATCGCAAAGATCGGATCAACGATCGCACTCATCATCATCGCGTACGTGGTACTCACCATCCTGCCAGAGGTACTTGATCTGATCGAGGATGCATGGCGTGATATCAGGGCGATCGTCATAGGTTGATCTCATGAAGAAAGGATATATGGCGTTGAGGAAAGAACTCGATGGTATCCTCTCTCCAGCAGATCTTGATCGATTGCCGAGGAGATGGCAGCTGATCGGAGATATCGTTCTTGTAAGAATTGATGGGCTTGAAGATTTCTGGGGAGAGATTGGTGATGCGTTCTTCAAGATCTATCCATGGGCGAAGGGGGTTGCCGTGGATTGTGGAGTGCATGGAAAGTTGCGAGAGCCTGATATCAGAGTCATTGCAGGCGAGGTCTCGGAGACGCTGCACCGTGAGAACCACTGTACCTTCAAACTCGATCCCAGAAAGGTGATCTTCTCACCGGGAAATATGAACGAGCGTATGCGAATCGCGGCGCTTGGCACTGACGAGTTTGTTGTTGATATGTTTGCAGGCATCGGCTATTTCTCGATCCCGATGGCAAAACACGCAGTACCAGAGAAGATCATCGCGATCGAACTCAACCCTGTTGCATTTGAGTATCTACTTGAAAATATTCGACTGAACCACGTTGAGAAGATAATTGAGCCTTTGGCAGGTGATTGTGCCGATCTTACGCCTGTTGGGGTTGCAGATAGGGTAATAATGGGTTATCTGAACGCAGAAGCATATCTTGAGGTGGGTGTGAAAGCGATACGGGAGGAGGGTGGAATTTTACACTATCACGAAGCGGTTCCATACCATCTCTTCCCGAATCGACCTGTTGAGAGAATCCAGGCTGCGTGCAGATCTTTAGGGCGTGGTTGTGAGATCATTGAGGCTAAGAAAGTCAAGAAGTTTGCACCAGGTGTCTTACATGCGGTCATCGATGCCGCGATCACATGAGAATGCTTAAATCAGATCAGGAACATCAGGAGTTTATGCCCTCAAAGGAGGTTGGACGAAAGTTAATACATATACTATCTGGCATAATCATTGCATACCTGATCCTCAACCTCCCGTATTTTATTCTTATCTTTCTAACGATGCTTGGGCTTTTATCAACGCTTTTAATATCATATCTTGTCAAAAAAGGTTTCAGGATACCGTTGATTGATCAAATACTCAACTCGTATGAACGAGAGCATGCAATGGCAAATATGCCTGCAAAAGGCGTTTTGATGTTTATTTTAAGTCTGCTTATCCTTCTAATCCTTGTAAGAAGTCCTCTTATCATCGCATCTGCTGTCATAACGCTTGCGCTTGGTGATGGATTTGCGACGATCACTGGTATCAGATGGGGCAAACACAGGCTGATCGGTAAGAAGAGTCTTGAAGGTTCAGCGGCTTTCTTTCTCACATCTTTCACTGGATTGAGTTTTCTCTTATCGCCTCTCTATGCGTTGATTGCAGCTTTTACAGGCACGTTGATCGAGATGATACCACAGGAGGTCATCGATGATAATATAACAATCCCGCTCGGTGTCAGCGCGGTTCTCATCTTTCTGATAAAGATCTGGGGTGGTGACACATCGATCTGAATGAGATTGCTGGATCTAAACTTCTGGCAGGACTCGGGTTCATGCAGCGGCTGATGCTGCTTACAGATGGCTCAATGACGCTGCTTCTTGAGATATATACAGAAAATCCCGTTGTGGTTGAGACACTCAAACAGCAGATCATACCTGCAACTGCAGAGCTTGCAGCAAAGTTCAATCTGGAGAAAGAGGCAGATCTCAACTACCGGGAGGTCATCCTGAAAGATGGCGTGCTGGATAAGCCTCTTCTCTACGCATGTTCACTCACACCACTTTCGCGGCTCACGGATGAGTTCAGAGAAGATCTTCTCAGGGCAGATATCCCCATAGGGAAGATCATGAAGCGACATGGACTTGAATTTCGAAGAGATCTGACCAGGATCGCGGAGGAAGAGGCTTCAGCCAAACTCATTGAGATATTTGGTCTTGGAGCGCGTGAAAAGATCCTGAAACGATTTTATGACATCATTCACCGTAAGGAAATCTTGATATCGATCATGGAGGCTTTTCCAGCGGCATATTATCGATCGTAAGACATTTTAATCGAGCTAACTTTAGTGATCACATGGACATCTATGATGAGGTCATGGAGCTTGCACGAAGAAGGGGTTTTCTGTGGCATTCCTTCGAGATCTATGGTGGAACTGCCGGGTTCTATGATTACGGGCCCCTGGGTGCGGCATTGAAGCGAAATATCGAACGTCTATGGCGAAGGTTTTATATCGCAGGTGAAGGATTCTATGAGATCGAAACACCCATCATCGGGATTGAAGAGATATTTCGTGCATCAGGACATCTCTCAAGCTTCACAGACCCAATTGTAGAATGTGAATCGTGCAAAGAGTTCTTCAGGGCGGATCATGTTGGAGATAGATGTCCTTCGTGTGGTGGTGCGTTTGGCGAGGTATTTGAGTTTAATCTGATGTTTGAGACCTCAATCGGACCAGGATCAAAGCGAACTGGCTATCTTCGACCAGAGACCGCTCAGGGGATGTTTGTCGACTTTCCGAGACTTCTCCGATTCTTCAGGGAAAAACTGCCGTTTGGGGTTGTTCAGGTTGGAAAAGCATTCAGAAATGAGATTTCACCAAGACAGGGCCTGATACGCCTGAGAGAATTTACCCAGGCAGAAGCCGAGATTTTTATCGATCCCACGAATAAGCGTCACCCGGGTTTTGACGCGATCAAGGATGAGACTTTGATGCTTCTTCCAGAGGGTGCGGATGAAGCATCTAAATGGAGACTTCATGATGCCGTCAAAGAGGGTGTAATTGCCAGTGAGTTTCTCGCATACCATATTTATCTTACATATCGCTTCCTGATCGAGATTGGAATCTCACATGATCGTCTGCGGTTCAGACAGCATGAAGCAGATGAAATGGCACATTACGCCGCTGACTGCTGGGACGCTGAGGTCCTTCTGGATCGACTTGGATGGGTCGAGGTCGTTGGGATTGCAGACAGGACTGATTACGATCTTAGGGCACATGAGGCAGTTTCAGGTGAGAAGTTGCGAATATTTAGGGCATACGATGAAACAGATACGGTGAAGCGGGTTAAGCTAAAGCCGAAGATGGCGTTAATTGGTCCGAGATTCAAAGACAGGGCAAAAAAAATTGCAGAAGCACTCGACCTGATTGATGCCACCACGATAGGCGATCAGGATATCGTGCTCAATATCGACGGAGAAGAGGTTACAATCACACAGGATATGTTTGAGTCTGTCACCGTCGAGGAAGAGATCAGTGGGGAGGAGGTGATCCCACATGTTATTGAGCCATCGTTCGGGATTGATCGGATCTTTTTTGCAGTTATGGAACATTCGTTCTACCAGGAAGAGGTAGAGGGTGAGATGCGTAATGTCCTCAGATTTCTACCCGGTATTGCACCGATTGATGCTTGCGTGCTCCCGCTTCTCGGTTCAAGAGAGGAGCTTCTCGAACTTTCGAAGCAGATACACCAAAACCTGCGAAGAGCAGGGTTTATCGTTGAACATGACGCATCAGGCACAATAGGACGCAGATACAGGAGACAGGACGAGATTGGAACGCTCTTCTGTATCACAATCGACTATGAGACGATCGAGGATAATACAGTGACCGTTAGATTCAGGGACTCGATGGATCAGGTGCGTGTGAAGGTCGATGAACTTCCAGATTGGCTTTCACGAGAGTGTGGTCGATGAACGAACTTATACTGAGCGGTACAGTTATATATGGCGAGAAGCTCGAACCAAGGAAAAATTCATACATCGTGATCGAGGGTGCAGCGATAAAGGAGATTGGCGAAGGGGAAGTTGATTCTGTGGCTGCTGGCATTATATCACCAGGTTTTGTAAATGCCCACACGCATATCGGAGATTCGTGCGTTAAAGACCTGCCCTATCTACCACTTGACGATCTCGTGAAGCCACCCCAGGGAATTAAACATAAGATACTCGCTGAGATTGATGAGAAGACACTCATAGCATCGATGCGGGCGAGCATTCTCCAGATGATTGGATGTGGAACTGTGCTTTTTGCCGATTTCAGGGAAGGTGGAGCCTCTGGTGCAAAAGCGTTGAGGGATGCACTATCAGGTCTTGATATCGGGTGTAAGCTCTTTGGAAGGGATGAGATCGTACCAGAAGTTATGGATGGCGTGGGTATAAGCGGTGCTTCTGATATGAGCTTTGAGGTGGCACTGGAGTTTAGAAACGTCGCCAGATCACTCAATCTACCGTTTGCAATCCATGCAGGCGAGAGGGATGAATCTGATATACTTCCTGCACTCACACTCTGCCCTGATCACCTTGTTCACATGGTTCATGCAGAGAAATCGCATATCAAACAGATTGTGGCGGAGGATATACCAGTTGTTGTTTGTATCAGATCAAATCTTGTAACAGGAGTTGGATTGCCGCCGTTGAGGTCTATGCTTGATGCAGGAGTTCTTATCGGGATTGGTACAGATAATGTGATGCTGAATTCACCCGATATTCTATTGGAGATGGAGTTTCTATCAAAAATTTACAGGCTCGATGACAGAGATGTGTTAAAGATGGCAACGATAAACGGGATAAGAATTCTGGAAGATCCAACCTATTGTGGCATCATGGAAGGCGGTATCGCTGATCTTGTTCTAATATCTGATGAGAGCTTGAATATGCGTGGTACAGGCGAACCTGTGAGAGGTATCGTCAGAAGGGCATCGAGTACAGATTTAATTGCCAGGGTAAAATCTGGTTTGCTGGAGGTTTCTTAAATGGTGGAGGAGACACTTGTAATTGGCTACAACGACATCTCAGATCTTCTCGAGATCTCGATGGTGATTGATGCAGTTGAAGATGCGTTCAGGGCATTCTATCAGGGAGACGCAAAGATGCCATCAAAGGTTTATCTTGATCTTCCAGAGTTCTCAGGGGATTTCAGGGCAATGCCGGCCAGATTGGGGGATTATGCAACACTGAAATGGGTAAACTCACATCCATTGAATAAAAAACACCCGA of the Candidatus Syntrophoarchaeum caldarius genome contains:
- a CDS encoding glycyl-tRNA synthetease; protein product: MDIYDEVMELARRRGFLWHSFEIYGGTAGFYDYGPLGAALKRNIERLWRRFYIAGEGFYEIETPIIGIEEIFRASGHLSSFTDPIVECESCKEFFRADHVGDRCPSCGGAFGEVFEFNLMFETSIGPGSKRTGYLRPETAQGMFVDFPRLLRFFREKLPFGVVQVGKAFRNEISPRQGLIRLREFTQAEAEIFIDPTNKRHPGFDAIKDETLMLLPEGADEASKWRLHDAVKEGVIASEFLAYHIYLTYRFLIEIGISHDRLRFRQHEADEMAHYAADCWDAEVLLDRLGWVEVVGIADRTDYDLRAHEAVSGEKLRIFRAYDETDTVKRVKLKPKMALIGPRFKDRAKKIAEALDLIDATTIGDQDIVLNIDGEEVTITQDMFESVTVEEEISGEEVIPHVIEPSFGIDRIFFAVMEHSFYQEEVEGEMRNVLRFLPGIAPIDACVLPLLGSREELLELSKQIHQNLRRAGFIVEHDASGTIGRRYRRQDEIGTLFCITIDYETIEDNTVTVRFRDSMDQVRVKVDELPDWLSRECGR
- a CDS encoding nucleoside deaminase; translation: MWSMNELILSGTVIYGEKLEPRKNSYIVIEGAAIKEIGEGEVDSVAAGIISPGFVNAHTHIGDSCVKDLPYLPLDDLVKPPQGIKHKILAEIDEKTLIASMRASILQMIGCGTVLFADFREGGASGAKALRDALSGLDIGCKLFGRDEIVPEVMDGVGISGASDMSFEVALEFRNVARSLNLPFAIHAGERDESDILPALTLCPDHLVHMVHAEKSHIKQIVAEDIPVVVCIRSNLVTGVGLPPLRSMLDAGVLIGIGTDNVMLNSPDILLEMEFLSKIYRLDDRDVLKMATINGIRILEDPTYCGIMEGGIADLVLISDESLNMRGTGEPVRGIVRRASSTDLIARVKSGLLEVS